CTATTCTTTGTTGGCGAATCGAGAATTCGGAGTCTACTCTGTGCTGAACGGAGCGTGTCCCCTGCGGATCCCTGTGGTGATTTTCTAGATCCCTAATTCTTCGCCGACTATTACCACATTGATGACTGGCCTGTACTTATTGTTGTCGTACTCCCTCTCTATGATAACTGTTTTGTTGCAGATCCTCCACGGCGAGGAGCAATCACTGCATACACCTGTCGAGCCGCATGGCGGCATTGGATCGAATTCCGGGTGGCGTTTCACGTTCGCCGGAGCAGTCCTTTCTTTGATCTTCTTTAATGCTCCCTCGAGGTTCTCTACGATCTTGTTAATTCCCACCACAATGACAACCTTGTCTGGACCGAAAAGCATTGCGGCAACACGGTTCCCGTGTCCGTCGACGTTGACTATTTTACCATCCAACGTCAACGCGTTCGTGCCCGTCACAAATACATCCGAAGTCAAAGCCCGTTTTTTAAACCTAATACTTTCCTCAACACTGATTCCGGGTTTCCATGGATCCAGGAAAATATAATCGCCTTTCGCAAGCGCATCTACAACACCTATTTGCCTCAACGTTAGCGAATCACCGAATCCGACGATACTGCCCTCGGGTATCATAGACATGACCTTCTCAAAAGCCTGCTTCCTGTTTTTCACATAGAACGCCGATATGTTGTTATCTCCAAGTCTACCGATCAACTCCTGGATTTTTTGTTTAATCTTCATCACACCACCCCGCGCTTTATTTTAGCGGCCTTTCCCCGAGCGTTAGACGACTTCCACACGGCAGTTTCGCATAGATTATGCCTGCAGGGCATATTCACAGCCCAAAAGTGCATGCCTATCCCCAAAGAGGGCTTATTCCATTCTACTGATCACATCCGCTACTTCTTTCACGGGCAGCACGACCGGCAGGATATCAAACCCACCGCTGCGCATCATCATTTCAAATGGAGACGATTGAGCAGCTACATCCACTTTCAGCAGGACGAATCCGACTATCATACCGTCAGTATCAAACACCGGCGCGCCGAGGTCACTCATGTCAGGTGAAATGTTCAAGACATACCAGGTGCGTGGTTTTGTGATAATACCAACTATCCATGCCGGCACTGCGAGCGGCGTGTAGTTGGCCGAACTTCCGAGTTTTGACAGGAGAACCACTTGGTCCAGCATTTCTGGCATTGCACCATCTTTCAGCGCAACATGAACCAAGGTTTGCTCGATTTTCTCGATGGGGCGCAGCAATGCCAGATCAAGGTCCGTATCACGGAGAACGATCTTAGCTGGTATCTCTATTTTATCTGGCAGTATGACCGTTATGTCTTTGACCTGGATGTCAACACCGCTCGGGAACAAACCAAGCGATGAAGGATCAATGCTCGCCAGGGACATGACCATAAGGCCGGAAGGATCGACCACCGTCGCCAGCCGTTCGACCGTCATCTCGGACTTACGAACCTCAAGCACGATGCGTACGCTAACCAGAGCATCCTGTGACTTCTCTGATATTTCCCGGGCACTCTCGGCAATCGGATCCGACCATGCTGGAATGACCGTAATATAACACATTAAAAGAACAAAAGTAATACTACGTCCAAACATTATCCCTCCCCTCTTAGTAATCTGTGGTCCAGGAAGGCACCAACTCAATGAACATATTGTGTATTCCTCTCAACACATGAAAGACTACATGCTTTCTTTTCTCGTCGGCGATTTTCTCCATGATACTGGCAAATGCATCGATATCAGCGATATCTACTCCATCAACGGAAAGCACTAGATCACCGACTTCAAGATTTGCCAGCGCTGCCCAACTTCCCTCGCTTACATTGTCCACGAGCACGCCTTTTTGTTCCGGCTCCCAGCGCTGGTCAACACGGTCCTCAAAGGCGATATCGCGTGCCGTGAACTCGAAATCTTCATCTGTATACTTCTTCATCTCATCTTTAGTTGCAGGTGAAGAACCCAATACTACTGACGACTGCATCTCTTTCTTGTCCCGGAGCACTGTCAGGGTTACTTTGCTACCGATATCGTATTTCCGCAGCATTACCGGCAGCACTCCAATGTCTGAAGCCATCGACGCTTCGATCTGTTCGCCCTCAACGGCGACAATGACATCACCGATCCTGATGCCGGCTTTTTTGGCTGCGCTGTTGTCGAAAACCTGCGTTACGCGCACGCCCCTGTATTGTTGAATTCCGAGCGCGTCTGAAATATCCCTGGTCAAAACCTGGGTCTCGATACCTAACCAGGCTTTCTGCAACTCCCTGCCCTGGTCTTCCAGGGTAACCGTATCTAGCTTTACAACCGTGATATAGCGACTATTCTTGCGTTCAAAAGCAACCAGGATCGACGTCACTTCTTCATTCCTTGCAGAAAATTCCTCGGTCAGCCCCACCAGATCTCCGACCCTATACATCTTCTTTCCATTCACTTCAGTTATGACGTCGTTGCGTATCATGGCAGGCTCTGCTTTACCACACGGTCCTCCAGGACGGACTGATGTCACAAGCACGCCATCCCGGCTGTCCCTTTTCAATTCTTTTGCCGCCATCAAGGAAATATCGCGTGCTGTAATCCCCCACCTCTTCACCTCAACGGGCCGGGGCCAGATATACTCCCGCTCTTTGGGTATGACCGTCAATTCTCTTCTCTTTCCATCCCTGAGGACTGTCGCATTCACCTTTTTGCCGATCTCAGAGTTCATCAACAATTGGTTGAATATCGGCAACTCTTCGTTGAACCGAACCGTCACATCCTCTCCTGCATAATGCACGAGAATATCACCGGAAAGAAAACCCGCATCGGCTGCCGGAGACCCGCTGATAACACTGCTGATAAGAGCGCCCGTTTCCCCGTCATACGATTCGAGCAACGGCTGTACTTCAATTCCGATCCAGGATCGGGTAACCTTTCCGTTTTCGATCAACTGCCTGACAACATCCTTTGCCAGGTTTGCCGGTATAGCACCCGCGATGCCGAAACTTATTTCATTTATGCCCACGACTTCGCCATTGAGATTAACAAGAGGTCCGCCTGAGTTACCCGGGTAGATCGGAGCGTCGTGTCCGATCCAGCGTACAACAGAACCAACATCTTCACCTTCAAGGGTGAGTTTGAAAGGCCTGAAAACATCGGGCATGACCATCTCCGTATTGCTCACAATCCCCATGGTCACTGACTGCGAAAGGGCAAGTGGGCTGCCCATCGCCAGTACGTATTCACCGACCGACAGCACATCAGAATTGCCGAAGTCTACATATGGAAAATTACGTTTCTCTGGACTGCGAAGTTTGATCACGCAGATATCAGACAGTGGATCAGTGCCAACGACATCGGCTTCGATCTCCTCCTTGCTAAAAAGAGTACATCTCAACCTTATCGCCCTGCCGGCAACGTGATGATTGGTAACAATGTGACCATCTCGATCTATGATAACGCCACTGCCAGAAGATTCCCGTTTGATCTCGCGTCCCTGGCGGTCGAACACCGATACCGCGTGTATCCTTACCAGAGCAGGTTTCACGACTGAGATCGCTTCTTCCACCACCTCATTCAAAACAAGGTCTGCTGGTTTGGTGTCAACAATTCCCTCTGCTGTTTCACTCTGTCCGTGCATCCGCGCCGTCCAGGGCATAAGAACAAGGCTGAAAATGATGATTGATATTGGTTTTGCACCCACTTATTCCTCCATC
This portion of the candidate division WOR-3 bacterium genome encodes:
- a CDS encoding serine protease encodes the protein MFGRSITFVLLMCYITVIPAWSDPIAESAREISEKSQDALVSVRIVLEVRKSEMTVERLATVVDPSGLMVMSLASIDPSSLGLFPSGVDIQVKDITVILPDKIEIPAKIVLRDTDLDLALLRPIEKIEQTLVHVALKDGAMPEMLDQVVLLSKLGSSANYTPLAVPAWIVGIITKPRTWYVLNISPDMSDLGAPVFDTDGMIVGFVLLKVDVAAQSSPFEMMMRSGGFDILPVVLPVKEVADVISRME
- a CDS encoding PDZ domain-containing protein, producing MGAKPISIIIFSLVLMPWTARMHGQSETAEGIVDTKPADLVLNEVVEEAISVVKPALVRIHAVSVFDRQGREIKRESSGSGVIIDRDGHIVTNHHVAGRAIRLRCTLFSKEEIEADVVGTDPLSDICVIKLRSPEKRNFPYVDFGNSDVLSVGEYVLAMGSPLALSQSVTMGIVSNTEMVMPDVFRPFKLTLEGEDVGSVVRWIGHDAPIYPGNSGGPLVNLNGEVVGINEISFGIAGAIPANLAKDVVRQLIENGKVTRSWIGIEVQPLLESYDGETGALISSVISGSPAADAGFLSGDILVHYAGEDVTVRFNEELPIFNQLLMNSEIGKKVNATVLRDGKRRELTVIPKEREYIWPRPVEVKRWGITARDISLMAAKELKRDSRDGVLVTSVRPGGPCGKAEPAMIRNDVITEVNGKKMYRVGDLVGLTEEFSARNEEVTSILVAFERKNSRYITVVKLDTVTLEDQGRELQKAWLGIETQVLTRDISDALGIQQYRGVRVTQVFDNSAAKKAGIRIGDVIVAVEGEQIEASMASDIGVLPVMLRKYDIGSKVTLTVLRDKKEMQSSVVLGSSPATKDEMKKYTDEDFEFTARDIAFEDRVDQRWEPEQKGVLVDNVSEGSWAALANLEVGDLVLSVDGVDIADIDAFASIMEKIADEKRKHVVFHVLRGIHNMFIELVPSWTTDY
- a CDS encoding lactate utilization protein — protein: MKIKQKIQELIGRLGDNNISAFYVKNRKQAFEKVMSMIPEGSIVGFGDSLTLRQIGVVDALAKGDYIFLDPWKPGISVEESIRFKKRALTSDVFVTGTNALTLDGKIVNVDGHGNRVAAMLFGPDKVVIVVGINKIVENLEGALKKIKERTAPANVKRHPEFDPMPPCGSTGVCSDCSSPWRICNKTVIIEREYDNNKYRPVINVVIVGEELGI